Proteins encoded together in one Chryseobacterium sp. G0201 window:
- the lipA gene encoding lipoyl synthase has protein sequence MENLVQDTTVQKPKWIRVKLPTGKNYRELRTLVDKYKLNTICQSGSCPNMGECWGEGTATFMILGNICTRSCGFCGVKTGKPMDVNWDEPEKVARSIKLMKIKHAVLTSVDRDDLKDMGSILWGETVNAVRRISPGTTMETLIPDFQGLTKHIDRLVDVAPEVISHNMETVKRLTREVRIQAKYERSLEVLRYLKEAGQRRTKTGMMLGLGETKDEVFQTIEDIRNANVDIITLGQYLQPTKKHLPVKQFITPEEFDEYGDFARSLGFRHVESSPLVRSSYHAEKHIH, from the coding sequence ATGGAAAATTTAGTTCAAGATACTACCGTTCAAAAACCAAAATGGATTCGTGTAAAACTGCCTACAGGAAAGAATTACAGAGAATTGAGAACTTTGGTTGATAAATATAAATTAAACACGATTTGCCAGAGTGGAAGCTGCCCGAATATGGGTGAATGCTGGGGAGAAGGAACAGCAACTTTCATGATCTTAGGAAACATCTGTACAAGAAGTTGTGGATTTTGCGGCGTAAAAACCGGAAAACCAATGGATGTAAACTGGGATGAACCAGAAAAAGTAGCCCGTTCGATCAAATTAATGAAAATCAAGCATGCCGTTCTTACGTCGGTTGATCGTGATGATCTGAAAGATATGGGTTCAATCCTTTGGGGTGAAACCGTAAATGCTGTAAGAAGAATCTCTCCGGGAACAACAATGGAAACTTTGATTCCTGATTTTCAGGGGTTAACAAAACACATCGACAGATTGGTTGATGTAGCTCCGGAAGTGATCTCTCACAACATGGAAACCGTAAAACGTCTGACAAGAGAAGTAAGAATTCAGGCAAAATATGAAAGAAGCCTTGAAGTTTTAAGGTACTTGAAAGAAGCCGGACAAAGAAGAACGAAGACAGGTATGATGCTTGGGTTGGGAGAAACAAAAGATGAGGTTTTCCAAACGATTGAAGATATCAGAAACGCTAATGTAGATATTATTACTTTAGGTCAATATTTACAGCCGACTAAAAAACATTTGCCTGTTAAACAATTTATTACGCCGGAAGAGTTTGATGAATACGGGGATTTTGCAAGAAGTTTAGGTTTCAGACATGTTGAAAGTTCGCCTCTTGTAAGAAGTTCTTACCACGCAGAAAAACATATTCACTAA
- the tyrS gene encoding tyrosine--tRNA ligase, whose translation MNSFIEELKWRGLFADMMPGTDEQLNKEMTTAYIGFDPTADSLHIGSLIQIKILAHFQQHGHKPIALVGGATGMIGDPSGKSAERNLLDEETLLHYVDCLKNQLSRFLNFDGNEPNKAELVNNYDWMKNISFLDFAKNVGKNITVNYMMAKDSVKKRLSGDAGVDGMSFTEFTYQLIQGYDFLHLYQNNNVKLQMGGSDQWGNITTGTELIRRKAQGEAFALTVPLITKADGSKFGKSESGENYWLDKKKTSPYKFYQFWLNATDSDAERFIKFYTFLSKEAIDALIEDHKTAPHERKLQKRLAEEVTVWVHNREEYENALRASEILFSKGMEDMNEQIFTEIFDAIPNNEMLQSKIIGLNIIDLLSESDFLKSKSEAQREIKGNSISVNKQKVNGTFTVSKSDLIDGKFLLLQKGKKSYFIVKVI comes from the coding sequence ATGAACTCTTTTATTGAAGAACTGAAATGGCGCGGGCTTTTTGCCGACATGATGCCCGGAACGGATGAACAACTGAATAAGGAAATGACGACTGCCTATATCGGTTTTGATCCTACCGCAGATTCTTTGCATATTGGAAGTCTTATTCAGATAAAAATTTTAGCACATTTTCAACAGCACGGTCACAAGCCGATTGCTTTGGTAGGCGGTGCTACAGGTATGATCGGAGATCCTTCAGGAAAGTCTGCAGAGAGAAATCTTTTAGACGAAGAAACACTTTTACATTATGTTGATTGTCTGAAAAATCAACTTTCAAGATTTTTGAATTTTGATGGAAATGAGCCTAACAAAGCTGAATTGGTGAATAATTACGATTGGATGAAAAATATTTCATTCCTTGATTTCGCTAAAAATGTTGGAAAAAATATCACCGTAAATTACATGATGGCGAAAGATTCTGTAAAGAAAAGACTTTCCGGAGACGCAGGGGTTGACGGAATGAGTTTTACGGAATTTACGTATCAATTGATTCAAGGATATGATTTTCTTCATTTATACCAAAATAATAACGTTAAGCTTCAAATGGGAGGTTCTGACCAGTGGGGAAATATCACGACTGGAACAGAATTGATCCGTAGAAAAGCTCAAGGTGAAGCATTTGCATTAACGGTTCCTTTGATCACTAAAGCTGACGGTTCTAAATTCGGAAAGTCTGAAAGCGGTGAAAATTACTGGTTAGACAAAAAGAAAACTTCTCCTTATAAATTCTACCAATTTTGGTTGAATGCTACAGATAGTGATGCTGAAAGATTTATTAAATTCTATACTTTCTTGAGCAAAGAAGCAATTGATGCCTTAATTGAAGATCATAAAACAGCTCCACACGAAAGAAAACTTCAAAAGAGATTGGCGGAAGAAGTAACGGTTTGGGTTCACAATAGAGAAGAATATGAAAATGCCTTAAGAGCATCTGAAATTCTATTTAGTAAAGGAATGGAAGATATGAATGAGCAAATATTTACCGAAATTTTTGATGCAATTCCGAATAATGAAATGCTACAATCTAAAATTATTGGTTTAAATATAATTGATTTACTTTCCGAATCAGATTTCTTGAAGTCTAAAAGTGAGGCTCAAAGAGAAATAAAAGGAAATTCGATCTCTGTTAACAAACAAAAAGTGAATGGCACATTTACAGTTAGTAAAAGTGACCTTATCGATGGTAAATTTTTATTACTTCAAAAAGGAAAGAAAAGCTATTTCATTGTAAAAGTAATATAA
- a CDS encoding RNA polymerase sigma factor yields the protein MNDEQLFLLINKAKEKDQKAQTKLINIFWVDVFSFVMKKVGDENDADEITVNVFSKVLSKLDMYDPHFQFKTWILTIAQNTIIDFWRKKSRDNQDPTENLDEVKNQYAKSPEELMISNEEQKKIIKTIESLDANYQDIIKLRFFEEKSIKEIAEELGISVANTKVRVMRAKKVLAELLKNNEFEDN from the coding sequence ATGAACGACGAACAATTATTCCTGCTCATCAACAAAGCAAAGGAAAAAGACCAGAAAGCTCAAACCAAACTCATTAATATTTTTTGGGTGGATGTTTTCTCTTTTGTGATGAAGAAAGTAGGGGATGAAAATGATGCAGACGAAATTACGGTGAATGTTTTCTCAAAAGTACTGTCAAAACTCGATATGTACGATCCTCATTTTCAGTTTAAAACCTGGATTTTAACGATTGCTCAAAATACAATTATCGATTTTTGGAGAAAGAAAAGCCGAGACAACCAAGATCCAACCGAAAATCTGGATGAAGTAAAAAATCAATACGCAAAATCTCCCGAAGAATTAATGATCTCCAATGAAGAGCAAAAAAAGATAATCAAAACCATCGAATCTTTGGACGCCAACTATCAGGATATTATCAAATTAAGATTTTTCGAGGAAAAAAGTATCAAAGAAATTGCAGAAGAATTGGGAATTTCTGTTGCTAATACGAAAGTACGTGTCATGCGTGCCAAAAAAGTTCTCGCTGAATTATTGAAAAATAATGAGTTTGAAGATAATTAA
- a CDS encoding AraC family transcriptional regulator: protein MKIQKEIIEFEDGKSFKLFSPSLKNCFFWHYHPEIELVYVEASNGIRHVGKNISDFKESELLLIGSNVPHLNFDYKIQTECKQLVLQMRENFLQDLIFPVPEFENIKYLLDRSYLGLSFSGDTKKIVVEKLHRMKDENSFESLIGLIEILNILAHSDEVKELNNEDTRIKWFLNDKIRMGTIYDYINENYDKKTNVNEIAQIVSLSTPAFCRYFKKQTNMTFTDFVNNYRINQAKLLLLQNSCITEICFQVGFESLSYFNKLFKQHVGETPSEFKKKHLNKVEGMI, encoded by the coding sequence ATGAAAATCCAGAAAGAGATCATTGAATTTGAAGACGGGAAATCTTTTAAGCTGTTTTCACCATCCCTGAAAAACTGTTTTTTCTGGCATTATCATCCTGAAATAGAGCTTGTTTATGTAGAAGCATCAAACGGAATCCGTCATGTTGGGAAAAATATTTCTGATTTTAAGGAAAGTGAATTACTCTTAATCGGTTCCAATGTTCCACACCTTAATTTTGATTATAAAATACAAACTGAATGCAAACAGCTGGTTCTGCAAATGCGTGAAAACTTCCTGCAAGACCTCATTTTTCCTGTTCCTGAATTTGAAAATATCAAATATCTTTTAGACCGTTCTTACCTCGGATTATCTTTTTCAGGAGACACTAAAAAAATTGTTGTAGAAAAACTTCATCGTATGAAAGATGAAAATTCTTTCGAATCTCTGATCGGTTTAATTGAAATTTTAAACATTCTCGCTCATTCTGATGAAGTAAAGGAACTTAATAACGAAGACACCCGAATAAAATGGTTTCTAAACGATAAAATCAGGATGGGAACTATTTACGACTACATTAATGAAAATTACGATAAGAAAACCAACGTTAACGAAATTGCTCAAATTGTAAGTTTAAGTACTCCCGCTTTCTGTCGATATTTTAAGAAACAGACCAATATGACCTTCACTGATTTTGTAAATAATTACAGAATTAATCAGGCTAAATTATTGTTACTGCAAAATTCCTGTATCACGGAAATTTGTTTCCAAGTGGGTTTTGAAAGTCTTTCTTATTTTAATAAATTATTTAAACAACATGTTGGAGAAACGCCCTCGGAGTTTAAAAAGAAGCATTTGAATAAGGTTGAAGGGATGATTTAA